In Lewinellaceae bacterium, a single window of DNA contains:
- a CDS encoding GIY-YIG nuclease family protein has translation MFYFYVLYSLKDGRLYKGSTSDLPKRVLQHNAGRTPSTKHRRPFILLYFEPFEQKAEASARERWAKSLEGGAALRQLLVEKSLLALDGKINDQCSAG, from the coding sequence ATGTTCTATTTCTACGTACTCTACAGCCTCAAAGATGGCAGGCTCTACAAGGGCTCTACTTCTGACTTGCCCAAACGGGTGCTGCAACACAACGCCGGGCGCACCCCTTCAACCAAACACCGCCGGCCATTCATCTTATTATATTTTGAGCCGTTCGAGCAGAAAGCCGAGGCTTCGGCGCGAGAACGGTGGGCCAAATCGCTGGAAGGCGGAGCAGCATTACGCCAGCTACTCGTTGAAAAATCCCTACTCGCCCTCGACGGGAAAATTAACGATCAATGCTCAGCTGGTTAG
- a CDS encoding EamA family transporter, protein MDKTAKAHIALFLVALIYGANYTIAKVVMDGYLSPLPFILLRAGSGAGLFWLFHQALVRERVERADFGRLALCGLFGVALNQMLFFTGLNWTTPINASLIMTTTPVLVLLASSILIGERITGRKLLGIALGAAGAILLIAYGERFSFGRQGFWGDLLVFLNACAFGIYLVLVKKLMAKYHPVTVVKWVFAFGLIFVLPFGGPGFLEVEWAQFTPAIWLAVAYVLLCTTFLAYLFNAYALSVVNPSVVSIYIYLQPLLATLIALAFGRDQLTAVKLLAALLIFSGVYLVSGLRWQRRG, encoded by the coding sequence CTGGATAAAACAGCCAAAGCACATATCGCTCTGTTCCTGGTAGCCCTGATCTACGGCGCCAACTACACGATTGCCAAGGTGGTGATGGACGGTTACCTTTCCCCTCTGCCCTTCATCCTGCTGAGGGCCGGCAGTGGGGCAGGGCTTTTCTGGCTCTTCCACCAGGCACTGGTCCGCGAGCGGGTAGAGCGGGCCGACTTTGGCCGGCTGGCCCTCTGCGGCCTGTTCGGCGTAGCCCTCAATCAGATGCTCTTTTTTACCGGCCTGAACTGGACGACGCCCATCAATGCTTCCCTGATCATGACGACGACTCCTGTCCTGGTACTATTGGCTTCCTCCATTTTGATCGGGGAGCGCATTACCGGGCGGAAGCTACTTGGCATCGCCCTCGGCGCGGCGGGCGCCATCCTGCTCATCGCTTACGGCGAGCGGTTCTCTTTCGGCCGGCAGGGCTTCTGGGGCGACCTGCTGGTGTTTCTCAACGCCTGTGCCTTCGGTATTTATCTGGTGCTGGTCAAGAAGCTGATGGCCAAATACCACCCCGTTACCGTGGTGAAGTGGGTGTTTGCCTTTGGCCTTATTTTTGTCCTGCCATTCGGCGGGCCGGGCTTCCTGGAGGTAGAATGGGCGCAGTTTACCCCGGCTATATGGCTGGCCGTGGCGTACGTCCTGCTCTGCACTACTTTCCTGGCTTATCTTTTCAATGCCTATGCACTTTCTGTAGTGAACCCCTCTGTGGTCAGTATCTACATCTATCTGCAGCCCCTGCTGGCCACCCTCATCGCCCTTGCTTTTGGCCGGGATCAGCTGACTGCCGTTAAACTGTTGGCAGCCCTGCTGATCTTCAGCGGGGTTTACCTCGTCAGTGGTTTGAGGTGGCAGAGGAGGGGCTGA
- a CDS encoding DUF2306 domain-containing protein, which produces MYIHLATVVPCFFIGTMLLLMKRGTTIHKDLGKVYMVLMLVTAMVTIFMPAQVGPRVLNHFGWIHSFSFLTIYTVPTAYIAIKKGKIQTHKRKMILLYFGAIVLAGGFTLAPGRYLHEVFFG; this is translated from the coding sequence ATGTACATCCATTTAGCAACGGTTGTTCCTTGCTTTTTCATTGGAACAATGCTCTTACTAATGAAAAGAGGGACAACAATCCATAAGGATTTGGGCAAAGTCTATATGGTTTTAATGCTGGTAACCGCTATGGTTACCATTTTTATGCCCGCACAGGTCGGGCCAAGGGTTTTAAACCATTTTGGCTGGATACATAGTTTCAGCTTTTTGACCATTTATACCGTGCCGACTGCATACATCGCTATAAAAAAGGGGAAGATCCAAACTCATAAGCGAAAGATGATCCTCTTGTACTTTGGCGCCATCGTATTAGCCGGCGGCTTTACCTTAGCGCCCGGAAGGTATTTACATGAAGTATTCTTTGGATAG
- a CDS encoding GIY-YIG nuclease family protein, which translates to MFYFYVLYSLKDGRLYKGSTSDLPKRVLQHNAGRTPSTKHRRPFILLYFEPFEQKAEASARERWAKSLEGGAALRQLLVEKSLLALDGKINDQCSAG; encoded by the coding sequence ATGTTCTATTTCTACGTACTCTACAGCCTCAAAGATGGCAGGCTCTACAAGGGCTCTACTTCTGACTTGCCCAAACGGGTGCTGCAACACAACGCCGGGCGCACCCCTTCAACCAAACACCGCCGGCCATTCATCTTATTATATTTTGAGCCGTTCGAGCAGAAAGCCGAAGCTTCGGCGCGAGAACGGTGGGCCAAATCGCTGGAAGGCGGAGCAGCATTACGCCAGCTACTCGTTGAAAAATCCCTACTCGCCCTCGACGGGAAAATTAACGATCAATGCTCAGCTGGTTAG
- a CDS encoding glyoxalase, which produces MPDQRTAIRPLIPTEKEATTEAERFQNETLRPILKMQNDLLVAIFHNGMAKRKILFDGLSRQKQEQQIDHSLSKDNRLRFLLVGTVIGQFTPEEYERFLAMEAEATRRIMSMMAERLKSGLVKFPE; this is translated from the coding sequence ATGCCAGACCAACGCACCGCCATCCGCCCCCTCATCCCCACCGAAAAGGAAGCTACTACCGAAGCCGAACGCTTCCAAAACGAAACCCTCCGCCCCATCCTCAAAATGCAGAATGATCTGTTGGTGGCTATCTTCCACAACGGCATGGCCAAGCGGAAAATCCTGTTTGACGGCCTTTCCCGCCAAAAGCAGGAGCAGCAAATTGACCACAGCCTGAGCAAGGACAACCGCCTGCGTTTTCTATTGGTGGGAACGGTAATCGGGCAATTTACCCCTGAGGAGTATGAGCGTTTCCTGGCCATGGAGGCGGAGGCTACCCGCCGTATCATGAGCATGATGGCGGAACGGCTGAAGAGCGGGTTGGTGAAGTTTCCGGAATAG